One window from the genome of Larus michahellis chromosome 23, bLarMic1.1, whole genome shotgun sequence encodes:
- the STAP2 gene encoding signal-transducing adaptor protein 2 isoform X1: MLRLRRSRRSRLPPVRATAAPRDGGGGPRAPPRPAPPRPGGGGGATTLHLLRRPGRDTVTQTRAGALTPPLLPRPGWETPPRCPPPRGGAARCPQSGRDRPGPAAPAAPAAAAAAPAAAPAAPAAAAAAAAAAAAAVVGGDGPAGATAPAGPTPAPAPAQLRGLPGEAGPVGPGLPEGLGRAAGGHTRLLRAAPGLRGTGGPWVGTPSGLPWPGPVGHPQAGTLLWDPSRLETPLDPGPHVWDALWPLELLDLSKLVAVWAQGGDLILQLRGQGQKVTLKAESWEAQEMWRGFILTMVEMKVPTDLALLPGHLFQLSEALREEWDRRATPRSPATRSPPATPGAPKPPLSPVPSCFFEVTRLEAEGLLERSVGRGNMVLRPRGHGQGVSVTTRQEMNGMVLLRHYRVNHVDQGYIIDVDTQHRCSSLAEVVQYFVESSKGSLQPLHREYSSRLEFVEMDGENAEETQRVCEPPPAAPTPPPRRLSALKPSSSPHRPALQSPGGPEGPPPFGAIPKKQTYMNMQDMVDELAKKLQLRRALIED; encoded by the exons ATGCTCCGCTtgcgccgctcccgccgctcccgcctccccccggTGCGCGcgacggcggcgccacgtgatgggggggggggcccgcgcgccccgccccgccccgccccgccccgcccggggggaggagggggggcgaCAACCCTGCACCTGCTGCGCCGACCCGGGAGGGACACGGTGACACAAACCCGCGCCGGTGCCCTGACACCCCCGCTCCTGCCGCGCCCCGGCTGGGAAACCCCACCCCGGTGCCCTCCGCCCCGGGGTGGGGCTGCCCGATGCCCGCAGTCCGGGAgggaccggcccggcccggcggcacCTGCGGctcctgcggcggcggcggcggctcctgcgGCGGCACCTGCGGctcctgcggcggcggcggcggcggcggcagcggcggctgcGGCGGTGGTGGGCGGAGATGGCCCGGCCGGTGCGACTGCCCCGGCGGGACCgaccccggccccagccccagcacagctaCGAGGGCTTCCTGGAGAAGCGGGGCCCGTGGGACCAG GTCTCCCGGAGGGTCtgggccgggctgcggggggtcACACTCGCCTTCTACGGGCAGCCCCGGGACTACGAGGTacggggggtccctgggtggggaCACCGAGTGGGCTGCCCTGGCCGGGACCCGTGGGACACCCCCAGGCTGGGACCCTCCTGTGGGACCCCTCCAGGCTGGAGACACCCCTGGACCCGGGCCCCCATGTCTGGGACGCCCTCTGG cccctggaGTTGCTGGACCTGAGCAAGCTGGTGGCCGTGTGGGCCCAGGGTGGGGACCTTATCCTCCagctgcggggacagggacagaagGTGACGCTGAAG GCGGAGAGCTGGGAAGCGCAGGAAATGTGGCGGGGATTCATCCTGACCATGGTGGAG ATGAAGGTCCCCACCGacctggcactgctgcccggCCACCTCTTCCAGCTCTCGGAGGCCCTGCGCGAGGAGTGGGACCGACGGGCCACCCCCAGGTCCCCTGccacccgcagccccccggccacCCCTGGTGCCCCCAAGCCACCGCTGTCCCC ggtgcccagcTGCTTCTTTGAGGTGACGCGCCTCGAGGCCGAGGGGCTGCTGGAGCGGAGTGTGGGCAGGGGGAACATGGTGCTGCGCCCCAGGGGACACGGCCAGGGTGTCTCTGTCACCACGCGCCAGGAGATGAACGG CATGGTGCTGCTGAGGCACTACAGGGTGAACCACGTGGACCAGGGCTACATCATCGATGTGGACACGCAG catcGCTGCTCCTCGCTGGCTGAGGTGGTGCAGTACTTCGTGGAGAGCAGCAAGggcagcctgcagcccctgcaccGGGAGTACAGCTCACGGCTCG AGTTCGTGGAGATGGATGGTGAGAATGCAGAGGAGACCCAGAGGGTGTGCGAGCCCCCACCGGctgcccccacacccccgccccgTCGGCTCAGCGCACTGAAGCCATCCTCGAGCCCCCATCGCCCTGCGTTGCAGTCCCCGGGGGGGCCTGAGGGACCCCCCCCATTTGGGGCCATCCCAAAGAAGCAGACCTACATGAACATGCAGG ACATGGTGGACGAGCTCGCCAAGAAGCTGCAGCTGCGCAGAGCTCTCATCGAGGACTGA
- the STAP2 gene encoding signal-transducing adaptor protein 2 isoform X2, translating to MLRLRRSRRSRLPPVRATAAPRDGGGGPRAPPRPAPPRPGGGGGATTLHLLRRPGRDTVTQTRAGALTPPLLPRPGWETPPRCPPPRGGAARCPQSGRDRPGPAAPAAPAAAAAAPAAAPAAPAAAAAAAAAAAAAVVGGDGPAGATAPAGPTPAPAPAQLRGLPGEAGPVGPGLPEGLGRAAGGHTRLLRAAPGLRGTGGPWVGTPSGLPWPGPVGHPQAGTLLWDPSRLETPLDPGPHVWDALWPLELLDLSKLVAVWAQGGDLILQLRGQGQKVTLKAESWEAQEMWRGFILTMVEMKVPTDLALLPGHLFQLSEALREEWDRRATPRSPATRSPPATPGAPKPPLSPMVLLRHYRVNHVDQGYIIDVDTQHRCSSLAEVVQYFVESSKGSLQPLHREYSSRLEFVEMDGENAEETQRVCEPPPAAPTPPPRRLSALKPSSSPHRPALQSPGGPEGPPPFGAIPKKQTYMNMQDMVDELAKKLQLRRALIED from the exons ATGCTCCGCTtgcgccgctcccgccgctcccgcctccccccggTGCGCGcgacggcggcgccacgtgatgggggggggggcccgcgcgccccgccccgccccgccccgccccgcccggggggaggagggggggcgaCAACCCTGCACCTGCTGCGCCGACCCGGGAGGGACACGGTGACACAAACCCGCGCCGGTGCCCTGACACCCCCGCTCCTGCCGCGCCCCGGCTGGGAAACCCCACCCCGGTGCCCTCCGCCCCGGGGTGGGGCTGCCCGATGCCCGCAGTCCGGGAgggaccggcccggcccggcggcacCTGCGGctcctgcggcggcggcggcggctcctgcgGCGGCACCTGCGGctcctgcggcggcggcggcggcggcggcagcggcggctgcGGCGGTGGTGGGCGGAGATGGCCCGGCCGGTGCGACTGCCCCGGCGGGACCgaccccggccccagccccagcacagctaCGAGGGCTTCCTGGAGAAGCGGGGCCCGTGGGACCAG GTCTCCCGGAGGGTCtgggccgggctgcggggggtcACACTCGCCTTCTACGGGCAGCCCCGGGACTACGAGGTacggggggtccctgggtggggaCACCGAGTGGGCTGCCCTGGCCGGGACCCGTGGGACACCCCCAGGCTGGGACCCTCCTGTGGGACCCCTCCAGGCTGGAGACACCCCTGGACCCGGGCCCCCATGTCTGGGACGCCCTCTGG cccctggaGTTGCTGGACCTGAGCAAGCTGGTGGCCGTGTGGGCCCAGGGTGGGGACCTTATCCTCCagctgcggggacagggacagaagGTGACGCTGAAG GCGGAGAGCTGGGAAGCGCAGGAAATGTGGCGGGGATTCATCCTGACCATGGTGGAG ATGAAGGTCCCCACCGacctggcactgctgcccggCCACCTCTTCCAGCTCTCGGAGGCCCTGCGCGAGGAGTGGGACCGACGGGCCACCCCCAGGTCCCCTGccacccgcagccccccggccacCCCTGGTGCCCCCAAGCCACCGCTGTCCCC CATGGTGCTGCTGAGGCACTACAGGGTGAACCACGTGGACCAGGGCTACATCATCGATGTGGACACGCAG catcGCTGCTCCTCGCTGGCTGAGGTGGTGCAGTACTTCGTGGAGAGCAGCAAGggcagcctgcagcccctgcaccGGGAGTACAGCTCACGGCTCG AGTTCGTGGAGATGGATGGTGAGAATGCAGAGGAGACCCAGAGGGTGTGCGAGCCCCCACCGGctgcccccacacccccgccccgTCGGCTCAGCGCACTGAAGCCATCCTCGAGCCCCCATCGCCCTGCGTTGCAGTCCCCGGGGGGGCCTGAGGGACCCCCCCCATTTGGGGCCATCCCAAAGAAGCAGACCTACATGAACATGCAGG ACATGGTGGACGAGCTCGCCAAGAAGCTGCAGCTGCGCAGAGCTCTCATCGAGGACTGA
- the STAP2 gene encoding signal-transducing adaptor protein 2 isoform X3, translating to MPAVREGPARPGGTCGSCGGGGGSCGGTCGSCGGGGGGGSGGCGGGGRRWPGRCDCPGGTDPGPSPSTATRASWRSGARGTRWVRTPRDRPRQPGFTPPVPSPGTDPLRTDLPPASALPPSGRAGLPEGLGRAAGGHTRLLRAAPGLRGTGGPWVGTPSGLPWPGPVGHPQAGTLLWDPSRLETPLDPGPHVWDALWPLELLDLSKLVAVWAQGGDLILQLRGQGQKVTLKAESWEAQEMWRGFILTMVEMKVPTDLALLPGHLFQLSEALREEWDRRATPRSPATRSPPATPGAPKPPLSPVPSCFFEVTRLEAEGLLERSVGRGNMVLRPRGHGQGVSVTTRQEMNGMVLLRHYRVNHVDQGYIIDVDTQHRCSSLAEVVQYFVESSKGSLQPLHREYSSRLEFVEMDGENAEETQRVCEPPPAAPTPPPRRLSALKPSSSPHRPALQSPGGPEGPPPFGAIPKKQTYMNMQDMVDELAKKLQLRRALIED from the exons ATGCCCGCAGTCCGGGAgggaccggcccggcccggcggcacCTGCGGctcctgcggcggcggcggcggctcctgcgGCGGCACCTGCGGctcctgcggcggcggcggcggcggcggcagcggcggctgcGGCGGTGGTGGGCGGAGATGGCCCGGCCGGTGCGACTGCCCCGGCGGGACCgaccccggccccagccccagcacagctaCGAGGGCTTCCTGGAGAAGCGGGGCCCGTGGGACCAGGTGGGTCCGCACCccccgggaccggccccggcAACCGGGGTTCACCCCCCCCGTACCGAGCCCCGGCACTGACCCTCTCAGGACCGACCTCCCCCCGGCGTCCGCTCTGCCGCCCTCGGGCCGCGCCG GTCTCCCGGAGGGTCtgggccgggctgcggggggtcACACTCGCCTTCTACGGGCAGCCCCGGGACTACGAGGTacggggggtccctgggtggggaCACCGAGTGGGCTGCCCTGGCCGGGACCCGTGGGACACCCCCAGGCTGGGACCCTCCTGTGGGACCCCTCCAGGCTGGAGACACCCCTGGACCCGGGCCCCCATGTCTGGGACGCCCTCTGG cccctggaGTTGCTGGACCTGAGCAAGCTGGTGGCCGTGTGGGCCCAGGGTGGGGACCTTATCCTCCagctgcggggacagggacagaagGTGACGCTGAAG GCGGAGAGCTGGGAAGCGCAGGAAATGTGGCGGGGATTCATCCTGACCATGGTGGAG ATGAAGGTCCCCACCGacctggcactgctgcccggCCACCTCTTCCAGCTCTCGGAGGCCCTGCGCGAGGAGTGGGACCGACGGGCCACCCCCAGGTCCCCTGccacccgcagccccccggccacCCCTGGTGCCCCCAAGCCACCGCTGTCCCC ggtgcccagcTGCTTCTTTGAGGTGACGCGCCTCGAGGCCGAGGGGCTGCTGGAGCGGAGTGTGGGCAGGGGGAACATGGTGCTGCGCCCCAGGGGACACGGCCAGGGTGTCTCTGTCACCACGCGCCAGGAGATGAACGG CATGGTGCTGCTGAGGCACTACAGGGTGAACCACGTGGACCAGGGCTACATCATCGATGTGGACACGCAG catcGCTGCTCCTCGCTGGCTGAGGTGGTGCAGTACTTCGTGGAGAGCAGCAAGggcagcctgcagcccctgcaccGGGAGTACAGCTCACGGCTCG AGTTCGTGGAGATGGATGGTGAGAATGCAGAGGAGACCCAGAGGGTGTGCGAGCCCCCACCGGctgcccccacacccccgccccgTCGGCTCAGCGCACTGAAGCCATCCTCGAGCCCCCATCGCCCTGCGTTGCAGTCCCCGGGGGGGCCTGAGGGACCCCCCCCATTTGGGGCCATCCCAAAGAAGCAGACCTACATGAACATGCAGG ACATGGTGGACGAGCTCGCCAAGAAGCTGCAGCTGCGCAGAGCTCTCATCGAGGACTGA
- the STAP2 gene encoding signal-transducing adaptor protein 2 isoform X5 — translation MPAVREGPARPGGTCGSCGGGGGSCGGTCGSCGGGGGGGSGGCGGGGRRWPGRCDCPGGTDPGPSPSTATRASWRSGARGTRSPGGSGPGCGGSHSPSTGSPGTTRLETPLDPGPHVWDALWPLELLDLSKLVAVWAQGGDLILQLRGQGQKVTLKAESWEAQEMWRGFILTMVEMKVPTDLALLPGHLFQLSEALREEWDRRATPRSPATRSPPATPGAPKPPLSPVPSCFFEVTRLEAEGLLERSVGRGNMVLRPRGHGQGVSVTTRQEMNGMVLLRHYRVNHVDQGYIIDVDTQHRCSSLAEVVQYFVESSKGSLQPLHREYSSRLEFVEMDGENAEETQRVCEPPPAAPTPPPRRLSALKPSSSPHRPALQSPGGPEGPPPFGAIPKKQTYMNMQDMVDELAKKLQLRRALIED, via the exons ATGCCCGCAGTCCGGGAgggaccggcccggcccggcggcacCTGCGGctcctgcggcggcggcggcggctcctgcgGCGGCACCTGCGGctcctgcggcggcggcggcggcggcggcagcggcggctgcGGCGGTGGTGGGCGGAGATGGCCCGGCCGGTGCGACTGCCCCGGCGGGACCgaccccggccccagccccagcacagctaCGAGGGCTTCCTGGAGAAGCGGGGCCCGTGGGACCAG GTCTCCCGGAGGGTCtgggccgggctgcggggggtcACACTCGCCTTCTACGGGCAGCCCCGGGACTACGAG GCTGGAGACACCCCTGGACCCGGGCCCCCATGTCTGGGACGCCCTCTGG cccctggaGTTGCTGGACCTGAGCAAGCTGGTGGCCGTGTGGGCCCAGGGTGGGGACCTTATCCTCCagctgcggggacagggacagaagGTGACGCTGAAG GCGGAGAGCTGGGAAGCGCAGGAAATGTGGCGGGGATTCATCCTGACCATGGTGGAG ATGAAGGTCCCCACCGacctggcactgctgcccggCCACCTCTTCCAGCTCTCGGAGGCCCTGCGCGAGGAGTGGGACCGACGGGCCACCCCCAGGTCCCCTGccacccgcagccccccggccacCCCTGGTGCCCCCAAGCCACCGCTGTCCCC ggtgcccagcTGCTTCTTTGAGGTGACGCGCCTCGAGGCCGAGGGGCTGCTGGAGCGGAGTGTGGGCAGGGGGAACATGGTGCTGCGCCCCAGGGGACACGGCCAGGGTGTCTCTGTCACCACGCGCCAGGAGATGAACGG CATGGTGCTGCTGAGGCACTACAGGGTGAACCACGTGGACCAGGGCTACATCATCGATGTGGACACGCAG catcGCTGCTCCTCGCTGGCTGAGGTGGTGCAGTACTTCGTGGAGAGCAGCAAGggcagcctgcagcccctgcaccGGGAGTACAGCTCACGGCTCG AGTTCGTGGAGATGGATGGTGAGAATGCAGAGGAGACCCAGAGGGTGTGCGAGCCCCCACCGGctgcccccacacccccgccccgTCGGCTCAGCGCACTGAAGCCATCCTCGAGCCCCCATCGCCCTGCGTTGCAGTCCCCGGGGGGGCCTGAGGGACCCCCCCCATTTGGGGCCATCCCAAAGAAGCAGACCTACATGAACATGCAGG ACATGGTGGACGAGCTCGCCAAGAAGCTGCAGCTGCGCAGAGCTCTCATCGAGGACTGA
- the STAP2 gene encoding signal-transducing adaptor protein 2 isoform X4, with amino-acid sequence MPAVREGPARPGGTCGSCGGGGGSCGGTCGSCGGGGGGGSGGCGGGGRRWPGRCDCPGGTDPGPSPSTATRASWRSGARGTRSPGGSGPGCGGSHSPSTGSPGTTRYGGSLGGDTEWAALAGTRGTPPGWDPPVGPLQAGDTPGPGPPCLGRPLGGPTLRCPQPLELLDLSKLVAVWAQGGDLILQLRGQGQKVTLKAESWEAQEMWRGFILTMVEMKVPTDLALLPGHLFQLSEALREEWDRRATPRSPATRSPPATPGAPKPPLSPVPSCFFEVTRLEAEGLLERSVGRGNMVLRPRGHGQGVSVTTRQEMNGMVLLRHYRVNHVDQGYIIDVDTQHRCSSLAEVVQYFVESSKGSLQPLHREYSSRLEFVEMDGENAEETQRVCEPPPAAPTPPPRRLSALKPSSSPHRPALQSPGGPEGPPPFGAIPKKQTYMNMQDMVDELAKKLQLRRALIED; translated from the exons ATGCCCGCAGTCCGGGAgggaccggcccggcccggcggcacCTGCGGctcctgcggcggcggcggcggctcctgcgGCGGCACCTGCGGctcctgcggcggcggcggcggcggcggcagcggcggctgcGGCGGTGGTGGGCGGAGATGGCCCGGCCGGTGCGACTGCCCCGGCGGGACCgaccccggccccagccccagcacagctaCGAGGGCTTCCTGGAGAAGCGGGGCCCGTGGGACCAG GTCTCCCGGAGGGTCtgggccgggctgcggggggtcACACTCGCCTTCTACGGGCAGCCCCGGGACTACGAGGTacggggggtccctgggtggggaCACCGAGTGGGCTGCCCTGGCCGGGACCCGTGGGACACCCCCAGGCTGGGACCCTCCTGTGGGACCCCTCCAGGCTGGAGACACCCCTGGACCCGGGCCCCCATGTCTGGGACGCCCTCTGG GGGGGCCCACACTCaggtgcccccagcccctggaGTTGCTGGACCTGAGCAAGCTGGTGGCCGTGTGGGCCCAGGGTGGGGACCTTATCCTCCagctgcggggacagggacagaagGTGACGCTGAAG GCGGAGAGCTGGGAAGCGCAGGAAATGTGGCGGGGATTCATCCTGACCATGGTGGAG ATGAAGGTCCCCACCGacctggcactgctgcccggCCACCTCTTCCAGCTCTCGGAGGCCCTGCGCGAGGAGTGGGACCGACGGGCCACCCCCAGGTCCCCTGccacccgcagccccccggccacCCCTGGTGCCCCCAAGCCACCGCTGTCCCC ggtgcccagcTGCTTCTTTGAGGTGACGCGCCTCGAGGCCGAGGGGCTGCTGGAGCGGAGTGTGGGCAGGGGGAACATGGTGCTGCGCCCCAGGGGACACGGCCAGGGTGTCTCTGTCACCACGCGCCAGGAGATGAACGG CATGGTGCTGCTGAGGCACTACAGGGTGAACCACGTGGACCAGGGCTACATCATCGATGTGGACACGCAG catcGCTGCTCCTCGCTGGCTGAGGTGGTGCAGTACTTCGTGGAGAGCAGCAAGggcagcctgcagcccctgcaccGGGAGTACAGCTCACGGCTCG AGTTCGTGGAGATGGATGGTGAGAATGCAGAGGAGACCCAGAGGGTGTGCGAGCCCCCACCGGctgcccccacacccccgccccgTCGGCTCAGCGCACTGAAGCCATCCTCGAGCCCCCATCGCCCTGCGTTGCAGTCCCCGGGGGGGCCTGAGGGACCCCCCCCATTTGGGGCCATCCCAAAGAAGCAGACCTACATGAACATGCAGG ACATGGTGGACGAGCTCGCCAAGAAGCTGCAGCTGCGCAGAGCTCTCATCGAGGACTGA
- the STAP2 gene encoding signal-transducing adaptor protein 2 isoform X6 has protein sequence MARPVRLPRRDRPRPQPQHSYEGFLEKRGPWDQVSRRVWAGLRGVTLAFYGQPRDYEPLELLDLSKLVAVWAQGGDLILQLRGQGQKVTLKAESWEAQEMWRGFILTMVEMKVPTDLALLPGHLFQLSEALREEWDRRATPRSPATRSPPATPGAPKPPLSPVPSCFFEVTRLEAEGLLERSVGRGNMVLRPRGHGQGVSVTTRQEMNGMVLLRHYRVNHVDQGYIIDVDTQHRCSSLAEVVQYFVESSKGSLQPLHREYSSRLEFVEMDGENAEETQRVCEPPPAAPTPPPRRLSALKPSSSPHRPALQSPGGPEGPPPFGAIPKKQTYMNMQDMVDELAKKLQLRRALIED, from the exons ATGGCCCGGCCGGTGCGACTGCCCCGGCGGGACCgaccccggccccagccccagcacagctaCGAGGGCTTCCTGGAGAAGCGGGGCCCGTGGGACCAG GTCTCCCGGAGGGTCtgggccgggctgcggggggtcACACTCGCCTTCTACGGGCAGCCCCGGGACTACGAG cccctggaGTTGCTGGACCTGAGCAAGCTGGTGGCCGTGTGGGCCCAGGGTGGGGACCTTATCCTCCagctgcggggacagggacagaagGTGACGCTGAAG GCGGAGAGCTGGGAAGCGCAGGAAATGTGGCGGGGATTCATCCTGACCATGGTGGAG ATGAAGGTCCCCACCGacctggcactgctgcccggCCACCTCTTCCAGCTCTCGGAGGCCCTGCGCGAGGAGTGGGACCGACGGGCCACCCCCAGGTCCCCTGccacccgcagccccccggccacCCCTGGTGCCCCCAAGCCACCGCTGTCCCC ggtgcccagcTGCTTCTTTGAGGTGACGCGCCTCGAGGCCGAGGGGCTGCTGGAGCGGAGTGTGGGCAGGGGGAACATGGTGCTGCGCCCCAGGGGACACGGCCAGGGTGTCTCTGTCACCACGCGCCAGGAGATGAACGG CATGGTGCTGCTGAGGCACTACAGGGTGAACCACGTGGACCAGGGCTACATCATCGATGTGGACACGCAG catcGCTGCTCCTCGCTGGCTGAGGTGGTGCAGTACTTCGTGGAGAGCAGCAAGggcagcctgcagcccctgcaccGGGAGTACAGCTCACGGCTCG AGTTCGTGGAGATGGATGGTGAGAATGCAGAGGAGACCCAGAGGGTGTGCGAGCCCCCACCGGctgcccccacacccccgccccgTCGGCTCAGCGCACTGAAGCCATCCTCGAGCCCCCATCGCCCTGCGTTGCAGTCCCCGGGGGGGCCTGAGGGACCCCCCCCATTTGGGGCCATCCCAAAGAAGCAGACCTACATGAACATGCAGG ACATGGTGGACGAGCTCGCCAAGAAGCTGCAGCTGCGCAGAGCTCTCATCGAGGACTGA